In the genome of Dermacentor andersoni chromosome 3, qqDerAnde1_hic_scaffold, whole genome shotgun sequence, one region contains:
- the LOC126543863 gene encoding diamine acetyltransferase 1-like, with protein sequence MSFKVRQAPILGLIPESANNERMLDQVRSTGIDLHEHLFSDEEQRSACANVATTPAGECDGERVIGFVLYFFVFDPLTLEHVAYMEDLYVQPAHRVRGVGLALWRSVAEHGLRRSCEVLNFEVLDWNAPSLEFYAKPPTSRDHVITRT encoded by the coding sequence ATGTCGTTCAAGGTCAGACAGGCCCCCATACTGGGCCTGATCCCCGAGTCGGCCAACAACGAGCGGATGCTGGACCAAGTCAGGTCGACCGGCATCGATCTCCACGAGCACCTCTTCTCGGACGAGGAACAGCGCTCGGCTTGTGCGAACGTGGCGACGACGCCGGCCGGTGAGTGTGACGGCGAGCGCGTCATCGGCTTCGTTCTCTACTTCTTCGTTTTCGACCCGCTGACCCTCGAGCACGTGGCCTACATGGAGGACCTGTACGTGCAGCCAGCGCACCGAGTTCGGGGCGTCGGCCTGGCGCTGTGGCGCTCGGTCGCCGAGCACGGTCTCCGGCGCTCGTGCGAGGTGCTCAACTTCGAGGTGCTCGACTGGAACGCGCCGTCGCTGGAGTTCTATGCCAAGCCACCAACATCACGCGATCACGTGATTACGAGAACCTGA